Genomic segment of Vulpes lagopus strain Blue_001 chromosome 7, ASM1834538v1, whole genome shotgun sequence:
CCTTCCGCCCCTGCCCTGGGATTGAAACGGGTGCGAGTTTCCTGGTAGTAGAAGGCATGGGCAAGATGAGTGCAGGGCAAGCGTCCACGGGACAAGGGGCCTAGGAGTGGCAGCTAGACCGAAGCAACAGCCAGGGTGAGGGACAGGGCTGGGTCTCCACCACCTAagcttcccccagcccctgggcctccTCTCTCAGTCACAAACAaacggggggagggggagagagagagagacagaagtagTGGGTACGTAGAAAAagggccctgggcccaggccctCCTACGGGCTGAGCCCAGAGGGCTAATGCTACTGCTTGGCAGCCCCCCACAGCCCCACCTCCGGTAGGGGTGGCAGCAGAGCCTCCCATCTCCTGCCTCAGGGAAGCTGCAGAGGCCGCTGGAGGGCAGAGAACGCACAGGCCACACACAGGCCACCCGGCAGCCCAGCAGTCACGTCTTGCAAGTACAGTGCCATGGGGCTGGGCCGAGAGACGTGGGCAGGACTGGGGGTCTGATGCCGAGAGAGCAGCAAGCCGCCCCTTCGAGAAGGGCCTGCTGCAGAAATGGGAGGCTTCACACATGTGCAAAACGCATTTGGTCAAGATCAACATGGGGTTtgtctttttccattaaaaacaaacaaacaaaaaaaacccaatcatTGCTTttggaaataggaagaaaaacaaaactgagaacaCTTCTCTCTCTCGAAGGATCAGGGAAGGGATGAAATACTGGTTTATACAATCCACTGTTGCATGTAGCCTGAAAATAACACTTTtcgttaaaaaagaaaaatcgaGAAGAGCTTGAACACTTGCCATGCTCCGGGGAGCTTGGATTTACCTGCCAAATGTAAAAAGTAAACTCAGGTCCGTggatgtgtctttaaaaaaacagccaAACTGGCCGGGCCATCTGCCGGTGGAGTATCCTGGGACAAAGGTGAGGCCCCACCAGCCTCCCGAGGCCATGCGTCCCAGAGCTCAGGGCCTCCCAGGGATGTCCTGTGGAGAGAGGCCTTGCTGCAGGGTCCGCCCCCTCCGGGCACTGAGGGAAGCTCGGCCACCCACCAGCCTGGGCCTCTGGGCACAGGCCATGGCCCACGATGTCTAGGTTCTGGCTGGACGTAGCAGGAGTGGGCCGCCCACCTGGCTCAAGGTGGGCGTCGGGAGGGGCCGGCCCCGCCCACCTGCACCCAGCCTCACGTGGACTCCAGGGTGTTGAGCGGGAACAGGTTGTGGTTGGTGGGCGTGGAGAAGTAGAGCTGCTCGCTGGGGGTATGGTTGTCGCACGGGCTGCTCAGCCCCAGCGTCCGCTCGAAGTCCAGCAGCTGCCCCATAAAGTTGAAGTTGGGCGAGATGTTGGACTTTTTTCTCTTGACGAAGTCGTAGGCATCGTTGAGCGACAGATTCATCTTCTGCATCAGGTAGGCCACGGTGACTGTCACCGAGCGGCTGATTCCTGCTAGGCAGTGCACCAGGACGCCACACTTCTTGGAGCGGGCCTCATCTGAAACACACAGGCATGGGTTAGGAAGGCGCCTCCTCCGGGGAGCTGGAGGTGGTGCCGGGGCGCAGAGGTTGGCATAGTCACTAGCTGGCGCTGACTGACTCTTGGGGGACCTGGTGGAGGCCCACAAGGGTGGAATGGTAGTTTGAGGTGGAGGTCAAGAGCACGACTGTGGAGAGGGCGCTGCCACGCATTAGCTTCAAGTCACTCATGTCCCggggcctcaatttccttatccataaaatgggccCCCTTGTTCACAGTGCTCTTGTAAGGACCTAAGCCAAGAGAGGGCTCTCTGAACACTGGCACTAGTGATGGTCACAGTTACTGCTCGGACCACTACTGCGACAGCTGACTGCCCGGCCTGTGCCGAGGGGGTCACCCGTGTCCTCTCAGGCCATCTGCACCACGGTCAGCaagttcattttataaatgaggtcACAGCCGCAAAAACAGAGTGACAAGCCCAAGACCACAGAGAGGCTCCTCCTAACTCCTAGCACACCACTGTCAGCCCCTGGCCTGTCAGCAGAGGCCGAGCTTGTTCTCCTGGGGCTCCTGTGGGGACCCTCGTCGAGGGCCTCCTGGGAACAGGCTCAAGGGAAGCCCTTGAAAGGGAATGGGGGGCCCAGCCCTACACTCAGCGCTGCCCTGTCCCCCACACCTTAGCCTTACTCCTGCACAGCCACTTATGGGACTTCCCAGCAGGCCCCTGCACCGGTGACATTCCCACCGCAGCCAACCAGGTTCTGCGGACCCTCCCAGCTTCCCCCAGCGCCGCTCTCCGACTCCTCTGCCTGACACccagtaggagctcaataaacaCTGGCAGAGCCACTGAACAGCTCAGTCCTGTAATCACTCCTCCTGGGGCCCAAGGGCTGCTGCCTCTCCCCGTCCCACAGCTGTGCCAAGCACGGAGATTAACAAGAGGCAGCTCTCTGGGGCCCTCAAGGTCCCCACACCTCTCTGATTCTGGGCCCGATGGGTGCCCAGGCACACAGTGGGCACTCAATCAGTACACCCCCACAGGACGCTGCACAGGTTCCCAAGTTGTTCAGCCCCTAGTGCTCATTTGCTCTGGCAGagctgcccctcctcaccccttggAAGGATACCCAGGGCTAAGCGTGCAGGAGGTTCTTAATCCAGATTCAGGGACTGCCTGGGGGCAAGACtagcaggggaagagagagatgtTGTAGCTTTGTGCAGAGTCCCGTGGTCTGACCTTGAGACTTGGGGCTAATGGGGTGGTGGAGAGGAGTCTCCAGGAGGAGGGGACATACCAGGATCTGGGAAACGCTTGGCCCCCAAACCCACTCCCGAGTGATCCAAAGTGAAACTGCTTCCACTGGCTTTATTTTTAGCCTTCTCAGGGTGTGGCTGAACAGTGTGGGGGCTGGGGCTTGATCCTGTCCCGCTAAGTCCTAGGGGATGCTTGGGCCTCTAGTCCTTCACTTGTCCCCCACCCCTATATCCTATTCTGTCCCCAGATGCAGAGGGGCCTCTCGGAAGGATCCAGGCACCCATGAGCCAGGCTCAGCCCTGGGAGTCTGGggtccccctctcccctcccgtCTTGCTGGAGGAGAGTGTGTGCACTCAGGTGGCACCCAGAGACCTCCTGGCCGTGTCctccagggcagagctgggaagcTCCCGACGCCCCAgtcccggcccctcccccaggcctcagcttccttccttcctcccagccaGGCACCTAGTTTTGGTTCCCAGTAAGCGGATGAGGCGGGGAAGCCTCCCACTTCCTGTTATTAAAGCTAGCCCGGCCCAGCTGACACCAAAACGCCCTCCACTGGACACAGCCGCCAGCAGGAGATGACTGCCCAggccacctcctctctggcactGGAGGCTGGGCACAAACACGGGGTCACCATGCTCAGAGAGCCACGGGTTTACATTCATCCTTCCCCACACCCTGGGTAAGAGCTGGGCCAGGAAGATGGCCTGCAGTCTAACAGCCTCCAGCTGGCCACAGAGGAAGCAGGATGGGGAGGGCAAAGATAAGGCAACTGGTGGAGCTTGAGTcagctggggaggaagggggctgAGGGCTCTAAGCGAAACAGCAGAACATACTGCTCTGGGGGAGGTTCCCCTATACTCGAAGCAAGCCCCACTGACTGCCGGGAGCATCCAAGGCCCTACTGAGCCACTCTGGGTCACCACATTCCAATAGCTGCCCATTTGAGGTCAGCTTTTGGCTCCAGGGCTACCCTTCAACCCCCTCAGGTACAAAATAAAGTCCAAAGAGGCACTGTGCAGCCCCCTCCTGGAAAACATGTGTGCTGAGGCGTGATGCAGAGCAAGTAAGACCTGTGGGAGGTCTGAGAGCTGTGATGTTTCAGCTTGCTGAGCCCAAAACAGCAGAGCCAGAAAAACACAAGCTGGACAGTAGAGTCCATGGGGTACCAacagttggggggtgggggaatccAGGACTCAGGGGACTGCTCAGGTCCCGAGGGCCCTGGTGACTCACAGCAGGCTTGGGTTCGGCCACGGGTGCAAGCTGGCACATGCAGGGCACACACAGGCTCCGACAGGCCCCGAGGTACCCAGTCAGGCGCCAGGGACACCCAAGTCCCGTACACACCTTGACGCACCTGCCCACCAACCCCACCCAGAGCATAGTGACACCTACCAATGAAGCTGATGGCCTCGGGAAAGAACTGGGAGAGGTTCTGGCTCCAGTGGTCGGAGATGGGGATCTGCTTGTAGGTGAACTCGCCACCATGCTCAAAGGCGTTGGGCAGGTTAGGCGTGACGTTGAGGATATACTTGATGCCGTACTTGCCGAGTACGTCCAGGTTAGTGGAGTCCTTGGCACAGCCGAGGTAGAGGTAGGGCAGGATCTGGACGGGGAAGGCTGGTTGGCTGGATGGCACGGGGCTGCCATCCGACTCGGTGGCACTGCTGGGCAGCTCTCGGTCTGATTCCCCGTCTGAGCAGTCGGAGCTGATCCGCAggccccccaggcccagcactGAGGTGGGTGGTGAGCCACTCGGTGAGGACGAGCTGTCCACGTTGGTCTCGCAATGCTCTGAATACTCTGTCTGGAACTTGTTGAAACCACCTGTGGCCGGGGTAAGAGGGCCTGGGTGAGAGACTCCCCATGCCACTGGCCGATGCCCCCAGACCAATGGGCTGCCCAAAACCAACAGTGGTGGCCAGGGCTGCCCCTGTCAAGCGCTATGACACCACCAACGGCCAATATGGGTCCTGCCAAGCATATTACACGTGTACCATGTTCTCTACATCATCTATCCAGTGACCCACTTagaatgggaaactgaggccccaggagaTGAAGTGACATGCCTGAGCTCCATACCCTGACCCATAAGGCTTCAGGGTCCCAGCCATATCACCAGCTTTAGGGCACTTAAGGACAGGCCCCAGCTCATTTCTCTTCCACAGCTCCCATGCACACCTGGCACCCATGGGTGCTCCATAACCACTAAACGGTAAAGGAAAGCAGACAACCCCATCTCGACTCAGCACCTGTGGGTTTGTGAACCCCTCTTACAGATGAGACAGCGGGGCCAGAGCTGGGTCCAGGTCCGTTACAGGTCCACAGAGGGACTCCGGTCCTTGTCCCTCACCCCCAACCACGGTCAGGGCGGGCAGCGTGAAAGTACTGGTTGGCTCTTTCCTCTCACAGTGGCAAGTTCGTAAAAGGGGTCCCAACTCCACCTCTCCCCCTGGGAACTCAAGACCCTCAGCCTTAGAAACACAGAGGGGGAGGGCTGCGGGGTTTACACAGCCCCGAACCGGGGAGCGCCTTGCAGCTAGGATGGGCCCTGCGCCCGAGGGTGCCgcaggcctcccctcccctcccctccccgcctgcCCGCCCGCTGCCAGCGAGAGGCCATTTTGGAATGTTAATTGGAAACACCGGCTGCAGCCACTCGCCCCCCAGCTGCCTCCCCCTTCCACAAGCTTTAGGGCAGTAGGCTGGGGACTTGGGGGTCCCGGAAAGCCAGGGCAGGGGACGCTGCTTATAGTCCTGCCCCAAGTGCCTCTGAAAGGCTGTGACCCCCAAGTAGTGAGACCAAAGCGGGGATGCCCGGAGTCCCCCCACCCAAACGTCCCCCTACCTTGGGGGTGGGGATTAATGCTGCCAAAGGCTCCTATATCCTGACCCTGGTCTTCCAGGGACACACATTCTAGGCTGGAGGAGCTGGACATGGGTGCCCTGTCATCTCTGGGGTCCCAGGAGGCGGCCCCTTCCTCGTCTGAGGGGCTCAGCAGGAACCTAGGCGCTGCCATGGTCccaaaacaggggaaaaaaaaaaaaaggaaagcccaGGCCGGGAAAGTTTGTTCAGCCCACTCGAATCGTGCCGAGAAGGTGGTGCAGAGGGGGCCCTCGTGCCAGTCTAAACCCTCACCGCGGGGGCCGAGCTCCCGGTAGAGGCGGATGCGAGCCGGGGGCGACGTGGCGCCGGCCGGGCAGGCGTAGCGCATGGAGAGAAAGCAGCCTCCGGCGGGGGCGTCAGGGAGCCTCGGGAGAGCCCCAGTCCCGGACGGGGGTCTCAGGGCTGCCCTCACCTTGGAGGTAGTAGGCCTGGCAGCCGTCGTCGCGCAGCTTTTGCAGGAGCAGGCCAAGCACCGAGGCGGGAGCGCCGGGCTCCGGCTGCCACTCGGCCGTGGCCTCGTCGTAGAGCAGCACGGTGGCCGCCTTGCAGCGCGTGGCGAAGCGCTCCTTGTCGGCGTGGTTGGGGATGATGGAGCGGATGGGCAGGTTGCCCTTGCGCAGGCGGCGCAGCATGAGGCCCGGGATGGCCAGGTTGATGGCCGTCTCGATGTGCGACGACTCGAAGAGCTCGTGCGGCCGGCAGTCGAGCAGCAGCAGGGACGCGCCGCCGCGCgcctccagctcctcctgcagCCACTCGGCGCTCTTGCAGGGCATGGCCCCCGCGCCCGTCGCCGCTCCCGCGCCGGTGCTAGTGCCGGACCCGGGCCCCGCACCGGGCTCCGACCCCGCCCCGGTGTCCCCAGCAGCCGACGCCCCCGAGGCCGACATGTGCGCCCGCGCTGGGGGGCCGCGGAGCTGGTTTTTCATGGGGAGCGCGGGCggcccggggcaggggccgggcagccctgccctgggacGGCGCCCCGGCCGCGCGGGCCCCAGCCGCGTCTCCGGGCGCCCGCCTCCCGCCGAGctgcgcgcccgccgccccggcctcccGGCCTCCGTCCCGCCCGGCCCTCCGCGCGCGCCGCGGCCTGACAGCCCCAATTAAACGGCGGCTCCGGCGGCCGCGCGCCGAGGCGtcctccggggggcggggccgcggggccggcgCCCGGGCTTAAAGGCGCCGCGCCtccgccgcccctccccgcggAGGACGCGGGCGCGCTCGCGGCCCCGCGCGCGCAGAGACCTGCGCCCGCCGGGGCCCTCGCCCCAGCTCGGCGGGAACCTGGCCAGGACGCGTCTGGGATGCCTGGCCGAGCCCCTTCCCCTAAGCCGAGTCCCCTCCCAGCTCCGCCGAGTCCTACCGCGAAGAGCTGCCTTAGGGGCGTCCTGCGCCCGGCATTCCCTCCCCTCCTGCGCTGAAGCAGAGTCTCCCCCGGGACAGGGCGGCGGGTGGGGGCGGTCACGCTGAGCCAATGTCCCCTCCTCCTGTCaaccccattcattcattttctcagcGAGCTCATTCAACAAATGGATATTGAAcgcctactacgtgccaggcactgtgcttaggAGGTCACCGTTTCGGGCGACTGCCCAGTCCCTACGACGGCCACAGGCTACCCCTGGAAGGGGGATCCCACCCCAGCCGGCCAGATGGGGAATCGGCAGACAGGGGGCTGGAGGAgcagcagggccccagggccGCGCCACACTCCGCGGGCAGGACTGGAGAGACCCTGCA
This window contains:
- the DUSP7 gene encoding dual specificity protein phosphatase 7, with the translated sequence MKNQLRGPPARAHMSASGASAAGDTGAGSEPGAGPGSGTSTGAGAATGAGAMPCKSAEWLQEELEARGGASLLLLDCRPHELFESSHIETAINLAIPGLMLRRLRKGNLPIRSIIPNHADKERFATRCKAATVLLYDEATAEWQPEPGAPASVLGLLLQKLRDDGCQAYYLQGGFNKFQTEYSEHCETNVDSSSSPSGSPPTSVLGLGGLRISSDCSDGESDRELPSSATESDGSPVPSSQPAFPVQILPYLYLGCAKDSTNLDVLGKYGIKYILNVTPNLPNAFEHGGEFTYKQIPISDHWSQNLSQFFPEAISFIDEARSKKCGVLVHCLAGISRSVTVTVAYLMQKMNLSLNDAYDFVKRKKSNISPNFNFMGQLLDFERTLGLSSPCDNHTPSEQLYFSTPTNHNLFPLNTLEST